A window of Rhinoraja longicauda isolate Sanriku21f unplaced genomic scaffold, sRhiLon1.1 Scf000183, whole genome shotgun sequence genomic DNA:
agagaaggcaggagaatgggttgagagggaaagatagatcggtcatgattgaatggcacagtagactcgatgggccaaatggccgaactcTGCTCGTAATTCTGGATTCATGGACAAGAGTGTCAGTGAATGTTGCTGCTGACCTGGTCAGTAAGGgggtcaaaggttacagagagaaggctgaagaatgggttgtgagggaaagatagatcggtcatgaataaatggcagagtcgactcgatgggccaaatggcctaactctgttctTAATTCCGGCTTCATGGACATTAGTGTCAGTGAAATCTGGGGGTTACCATAACAGATAGagagtagttcagaactgctctctggctgtgatagtgagaatctatgctattagctggtatagtcaattagagatattatattttgttgtagtaaagatggtttcttttgttgttttagctaatataaaatggatgcttattttagtggaaagcagtaagatggatgcttgtggcagaaatgttatccttgggaacagaatgtgtttgtccctttacgagtgataaggtgtgtacagaagagatgggctattgtcctctcccactactctgtctgactgcgagtgctgtgtattgaaacagtaaagcaaggtcatgcagctacgagattgctcgtctatatagataagaaagtttctttcttagtaacaactccttatttgtgtgcgtgtgaaagtaggaaaagttttgaatccactctaggtaaattgatgcgtttctctaaaaacatgtgacttatattaatggtttggtttctgagcatgtgacctgtatcaatgattttgtcttctctgtaaccatgggaattgtattagatgtgtaattggtcattgtattagatgtgtaattggtccttgatttctttttgtcacacctctctttttctgtataaaaaagtaaacaatggtggagaagttgttcttcccctcccctgagttgaggtctcttcagacactagtgttgtgtctggagatcttctcgggaagaaccccatggtggaataaatctgatgtgctaatccagtatcacgtgtgattattcagactgaaggtaaagaatttgatttaacatttggtggcagcggtgggatttcaaaagacaattaccacgagttcgcggccaaggagctgagaagtctcggaggcagagagaggaattgggcccccaatgcaagtggtttgttttactgcatcggtttcctctgatctgtcgtctgatgatgaattggccattcgctaactcttgtgtgatatcttgacgaaatcaggtcagtctggtgaatactggaagcggcagatattttggtcagtgattggtatcactgggagttgactataattaaatgatatcgatatcaataccactgggtcaggtttcagtcctgagagagtggggcacaggtcaggtttcagtcctgaaagtgcggacgttgttcaggtttcagtcctgaaagcgtgggttacagtcgctgtaagattgggtccgattgtgtgtatgaaagtgttgtgaggtgtgtgaacttgtgtgaagtgttgtggggggtattaagatgtgtgacgtttggaatgcgactgtgtaatttgtgtcatttgcaacgcactgtgttgaattatcagtcagcaagatgggtaatcgtttggatactacaactgaatcaaacagtgctttgcaaatcttatgtgaacggtatcctgacaaatcggagcaattcagacaattgtcgggggagttaaacaagaaattaggggatgacttttggccattagaaggaataaaggctctggatgatgttaagaaggttcaggagataatttggaagagtaataggggtactctggcaaaggaacttattgccctgtggaaacagtattgtcaagaattaagggaagcttcagtgttggcaagttggcaggataatgctttgaaattgggaataggaattacaggagggggagtggctaaatcagccggagtgttaaagaaggaatgtgctcatgagaaacgtttgagacagaagtctggtaagaccctgatggggtctggggatatggatgtaagggattacgtagtccaatggctggctttccccgaacgaagggagactgtttgtttcctgatttggatgaatggaatcacagaattgcctgaagtccctaaatcccccatatgttgtcaggatggcaaactggagtcagcagctttgagcattctgctcagccagctgaactagttgtcctaatacaacagagcagatttccgttatgaaatgatctgcccacacaacaggtcaaacaccggtggatgtagggaaccggttgggccagactgaaagctcaaataaaagcaagtctccctcggaaaggaatgccaaccatccaagacgtcattaaattacaggaggacgctcctgaccgggataaggtaatgtggaaacagctcgggtgcacagttgattgtgaatctaaactgtggatcacccctgctggacaggcttgtatgtcagatgatttagcaatgtgggttattgaatatatacactttgcaactcattgtggtggtaaagcaaccagtgatatgctcctagccacatgctggcattcacggttacaatctctggctcaaggtattagcaattgttgcctgatttgtcagcaacataatcctggaaagggtgtaccttatgagatgggtaaaacaccattgtccgtggatccctttgagaccctccagatggactacagtgagctggagagatgtcagtgctataaatatgtattagttattgtagatgagtttagtaaatggattgaggctcacctgacaaaggataacaaagcctctactgttgtgaagtgttaatgagattattcccaggtatggaattccaaacCGATTAAGTTCAggctcttatttcatgggtcaaataaacaaggaattctgtacccagatgggcatccagtaatagttgcattgtgcctacagacctcagactgccggactagttgaaagggttaatcagaccttaaaagtaaattggccaactacagggtgaaatgggaattacatgggtcaaattacttcatgtagccctgttccagatacgtatcaccccggctggggaagcacggctgagtcctgctgaaattatatccaacaatctgacctggaccttgaagggagtaaaagtgcactatcagatcctttgtgtctggactcctgaaaaaggttcctgggaacacagtggtcacatagaagccaataagccagtaagaaagttttatgaattggagactttaaattgagtaacccgtcccagggaagatggggtctgtagaaatactttataaattggtcagtgtgttaaccgagtttccctcctggaaaggaaggggggatatgtgttacttagaccctggaaaacgtacatactgcacacagttatcagcttgtaaccaagagattaggagacgaaggatggtcagcgtgggggaagcatggaatgtaaaagccgaaggcaaagcaagtttatatatatggcacattccagcaacaaggcaatttaaagtgttttacataaaacattaaagagcaggaagctgaaatagaataagacaggtataaaatacccgaataaaggttacagtgcaatgttagaatgaataattatttgatttaataagaggcagcgtcaaacagaagtcttcagcctcgatttaaaggaactgagtgttgcagcgaacctgccgttttctgggagtttgtttcatatatgtggtgcataaaaaattaaacgctgcttctccaggtttatttctgactctgggacagagagcagatctgtcccagaaggcctgggaggtctggatggtttatagtgtagcagaagatcagaaatgtattttagccctaaaccattcagtgctttatgaatcaacagtagtattttgaaattaattctttgatagattggatgcgagtgtgagacctcagaactggaatgatgtgattcactttcttggccttagtgaaacttgagtggctgcttctgaaaccgctgcagctatcctgctgagccataagtcctttaacccttgagaTATTCTTAAGGATATAGTAGACTGACTGAAGTCAGTAAGCAGGCGGAGTAGGtgctatgagagagagagagagagagagagagagagagagagagagagagagagagagagcgagagagagaaagagagagagagagagagaggcaagaaatggaagaaatagattgaggaatggaaatatgaagaaagaggtgtgggaggagtttcagcatattggatggataatctaagttgtagagggatagggttacatacgaaggaaggcatattgaaaggttgggatgtattattggcagagtgccaatggcatgatgatcaggaggaaaaatgcagttggccaacaggattgtaaacaattggtaatgcaaaaatggaaacttaagcgaaataaccccgaggactccttgtctggcatggcgaccctgtttatagaagaggaggatgaggagtaaattgggaaagtcgggaatggtgtagaacacctcccccatatgcccctagccacctgtccccaagagcaggaactgccccactaagatcccatcggggggggcatcggcacccccacagggaagggcatccccagaggaagatgataccgatagcgaccaggaaactgaaaaggaggatgaaaggaggggaagggctgaggcagaagaggaaggagcagcagtaattgaattcatcagtgagagagtgcaacgaagagcaaaggaaacgcgaggctgagaaccagcaggaaattaaaaagactaaaaagataatgctactgagagcaatgccaaatccattagcaggacagaatggggcgcaggctgtgatgcatgtatacaccccatggaagttgcaggaaatgatgaaCATTTCTAGGAATGGTCCagactgtgtttggatttgtgaattgtataagatcaacattaaccatgtatgaaacagtcgcaagagatgtgttcaccctaacgtccgctatcctgaatccaaccgagggggtacgatggagaaccctttgggaaccataccagcccgaccacccctagacggatgaggggtttttctgggcttggtgaatttctgccggagtggatccccaacgtggcagtgtacattaaattactgtcacccttgcctccgccaaggcaccgcagcaattcactctctcaccccaacaagaagaagcatgccgcaatctaaaatagtaagattaaatgagaacttaccagttcgaagtttgatctgtattttatgaggagttacgatgagggactacgtgaagaccccgtccagcacgcgtgcgcgacattcttcaaagcagcggtgtggattcacagaaaaaacacaacgattgaaataaatatagtaaagaaaaaataagaacttgattaccagttgatctgtataaaaaagggtgggagcggagggcacgtagtccctcatcgtaactcctcataaaatacagatcaaacttcgaactggtaagttctcatttaatcttactattttatttcggagtcacgtgagtgactacgtgaagacttcaaagcttctgtgattccgaaccgtgtaccagctcatgcttcactcactgtctgaagaccttagagggaggaagtatgttatcgcgatcaagaaacctgtttgtgaacaaaaaaggtttattaatgacaacaaaaacagagagctccccagggctcaaattaaatattatctgcagactctaaaattctgtctgcaaatgtagcaggttgcgccagcggtttattataaaacctttggaaagttctttccgaggaccatcctgctctggccagagtatggtcaattggcacgtccatttgactagccgccgacgtagatgcagccctggtggagtgagatttgtaaacattcgtattgactcccgcggacttaagcacctgcttgagccaccttgaaatggtttggctcgtcacctgaccatgaggcttcttgtggcttatccataaggctttttctctccctcttaagttgtatgttgtgtctatgtaattggcgaggtggtcttggcacacagccgtggttcagatgaatatgcccagaactccatgactggaggcgtggtacctggtctagtttgtttgaccagtccctgaatatggaatgtgaaacagtccaatgactctgtcatgctgtcgagcctcagaaggtggagggattgtaccctttaagctgacactagtgccatgagcatgactgatttcagtgtaagttgttccagcgtgagtgccctgggcggtggccatcccctaaggtacgtcagcacaatgctgacatcccagatctgagtgtaccttggtctggaggagttagtattaaaaatgcccctcatgattttgattcctagtggatgggaccccaaagccagttgtcctgctgctggaaccaaataagctgacaacgcactcctggctgtatttatggcgctgtagctgagtccttcctgatgtaatccaaccaggaattgcacaacactggtgggtgtcgctgtagtgtaggtagttcctgttttggagcaataccgttcccattttaacAGGGGAGAGAGCGAAcgcagtcccccactaccacaaattttgcagtcgagtatcccgcatttggggacatcgcaggcgtcagcacacccgaagtgcaatgggatagccttgtcctgggaaaacctcctgagtgatcaaggtatctcccctgccaggtaagtattccttatattggtcaggtattgtctcctggtggactcccggtgggatgcggtcatcatgttgatggcgtcctcagacagtcccaggcccagtagaggtctttttagaatctgcaagccaggagattgactctgtcatggcacgggtgactaatgcctgacactgggtggattaataattccggactgctggggacggaatccaattgaatcttccgtaatacccgactgatgaggcagaagggaggaaaagcataaaagaacatttttcccccaatacagcgtgaatgcatcaactgctgctgcctcagggtctggttcccaagcgacatacgttggtacctggtgattcagcctggatgcaaatagatcgatatctggtgtgccattttgctttgtaatttcggcaaatattttgggatttaacatccatttgatgttatcgttaaatttgcgtgacctggtgtctgccactgtatttttgaccaatttatcacacgatattgactttataccacacatgtggttgatataagccaccaccgtggtattatctaattgcaaccggacatgtgcatgatgcgtattagatgcatatgcttttaaaccataaaacgcacccaacatttctacatagttgataccccgtgtctgtaggcaagatgattcagaattagtccatctgccccctgtgctggatagcatgttagttgctccccagcccaaggcactggcatccgtttgaatggttaatactgggttggagatgattatgggactggaactgaggctaatgttccttgtccaccattgtaactctgtaatggattcagcagttaaatacatgctcggtcaaagtgacctgagttttgctttagttcgtgcacttttgttctttgtaaattttggtagtgcaaaggcccaaattgtacagctggaaaagctgctaccattttaccaatagctctagctacctgccgtatggttggctgacgtttatgcattagttcgtggcatgatagtgccaattgtgatgctttccactttggcagagttacaaccatgcgaacagtatcaatcgtaaatccaagatagtccatggtagtggacggtgtaaaattggatttatctggatgtatgacaaaccccaaagtttcaaacaaacgtttggtggctgctactgccaaaatagctgtctccaaggtttccctatctaagtacgccatgactatatgcttttgttttgtcaataatgccaaggcgggttttaagcttCTAGtgaaaccttggagcggaggttagtccatttggtaaggctttaaattgacatagctgtttcatccagataaatttttaattatttacggtgctccttgtgtatgggtactgagtagtaggcatcttttaaatcaatgcctgctagaaagtaccctgtagacacaaattccaaaggttcatgttttgttctttcaatgacaccttttgctagtagcctcacaagttcagcttgaccctcttgtttgtctttgactgagagggtgaataccctttggggtatgtgctgaactggcggaatgttttcatgaacaaagtcaattttatagccatgaatgcaggttagtatgtatttgtcattagtgatggtttcccatgcatgcaaaaaacaagtgcaatctcctccctgttagtatagagtccctactgctcatatgccgaaaggtaccagacccacctacctccatggtgattggtgttaattcttcttctgcctcttcgctggacgatgaggtgtctgctgggctgtagagggctgctgttgacgttgatgttgttgttggggggtggcgcattttccatggggtccgctctgggccctggcctaaaaggcttacggggaatggttgcggaccccgagctttcaccagtcccatatggtggtttatgactggtggacgccgtgaggtactgccgcctgggtttgttaggtctgctcggtcccaagcctgccctcacgagaccaaaggtcttggattcttcctctaggtctttcaccttttttgggagatcctttccaaaaagcagaattggaggttctgaacccggtgttttgcagagtcccgcaaacttagggttgagggcaggcttgataatttccgtaaaccatttatttggtattgagtggtgcacagcagagctagtgtatcttgctgatttgtcgaaatgtccacaccatcaatggaccgagcatatgatgttatcgctgcagtcagtttaaggattttctggagcttcaactccaggttcctgccccaaatgtccccaaatttggctgtttacagctggtacatttaatgatgtacaattttctggggctgtgtatagctcaagagcctcattgaccacccgttcttgtagggtttttgaggacaggtggtcaatgctggctgcaagtttcggctctaaaggccgaccccctcgtggaatgtccacgtagcggttgaccacacccagcagctcttcctgatcctgtacactctgcgtactccggacatcttcagccaacaacccctcttcttgaccagcccagacctggtcgccaatgctgccttcaaacgaaggtgaggcaatggccagtgcccctaaagggcactgcgggagtgcctgggcgatctgggccctcccttggcgagtctgctgctgctctcagcagatctcgctggagcattgctccataagccgttttaggcttaggcggctgccagtgccgctgtgtagcggtgtagcatcttcgtctgaatcgtccagacactaccgcccggttctggctgcaggtacctccagcccgctgctcaggctgcactagcggtgctgggctcggctcggtagttgtgccgcctcttgccccccctccaaagaacgttcctcaacggaagacgaacgggggcgactgcaaatttctttcctctggtcttggtcatcttgggacctaaagcagaccagagagaaaatacttacggccacggtagaacttacctgtcggcccgactttttagtttgtagcgggagcaccttgaactcccgttcgtcgcggtgcactgcatgaacgctaatgtcgcgcacgcgtgctggacggggtcttcacgtagtcactcacgtgactccgaaataaaacagtgctagtcactgcaccagacattggatgttccttataagattgcccattttcagctttatgtgatcaacctattgcaagccccagctctcccaacacaactggccattatcaagtgcaatgcccatccgggtggctgtgactaaaattgccagggaaatgccctttgctgacatcactgcccgcaccgtagcttgcgaatcctgcactatggtccccacagaaccaaagattctaatgggcagaacggccttgccagacatgggtgatgtagggttaatgcagggggatgcctctgctgggcaacgtgatcttggaaatgagaggattgtgccattgactccttgactgggctctggcttacccctcttgggcaaatttgtgtacctgatgtttttctgcccgttcctttcaactttatacacttccttacgcatgctagtaagaagggtatggtcaggatggcaaaggaaatctggttgcatccgaaaattcaccaggaggcgttaaaacaagcctcagattttgaaatttgcagatgaaataatcccggaaagacaaagggaatgacactcatattggactgaccatccgtcactgaaaggaagtatgcaggtacagcaggcagtgaagaaagtcaatggaatgttggccatcataacaagaggagttgagtataggagcaaagaggtccttctgcagttggagaactgcacctggagtgagaccacacctggagtattgtgtgcagttttggtctccgaatttgaggaaggatattcttgctattgagggcgtgcagcgtaagtttacgaggttaattcccggaatggcgggactgttgtatgttgaaagactggagcgactgggcttgtatacgctggaatttagaagaatgagaggggatcttattgaaacataggattattaagggattgaacacgttagaggcaggaacggggtactgattttgaatgatcagccatgatcacattgaatggcggtgctggcttgaagggccgagtggcctactcctgcacctattgtctattgaccctttgagtgtatataaatagatcttatagagttgtcaggggcacattatgattaagtatgtgtaagttattctgacccacacgccctcagcgatgaa
This region includes:
- the LOC144590428 gene encoding uncharacterized protein LOC144590428 → MGVARLGNKEMGGSQIGEYGNVRMPAGGSFGTGTRYTSSAVHHSIPNKWFTEIIKPALNPKFAGLCKTPGSEPPILLFGKDLPKKVKDLEEESKTFGLVRAGLGPSRPNKPRRQYLTASTSHKPPYGTGESSGSATIPRKPFRPGPRADPMENAPPPNNNINVNSSPLQPSRHLIVQRRGRRRINTNHHGGFLIAITYFLPLRSSDSE